One Falco biarmicus isolate bFalBia1 chromosome 13, bFalBia1.pri, whole genome shotgun sequence genomic region harbors:
- the PROCR gene encoding endothelial protein C receptor codes for MGETWPESRSPPPAAPPPRPLTPRQASGAPSVPIPVPVPVPTMLRVLLLCGALGCGAGQAVPLTFTMLQWTRVSDGSSVFWGNASLDGQLSHLLEGFNVTQMLPLEPPDAWARRQQDVDTYLQLFSQLVKFFSKERPINYTQSLCCHLGCQLFPNGTAHSFYEVTLNGTAFLSFHVPSATWKRRWPGRDAVATFAEKELMKYTRTTQDLQHFLNTTCVGILQAQSARTGKQSSRSHAPLVLGLILGAFALLGIAVGIFLCTGGSC; via the exons ATGGGAGAGACCTGGCCCGAGTCCCGCTCTCCTCCTCCCGCAGCCCCACCTCCCCGGCCCTTAACTCCCCGCCAGGCCAGCGGGGCACCCTccgtccccatccctgtccctgtccctgtccccacgaTGCTCcgggtgctgctgctctgcggGGCCCTGGGCTGCGGTGCGGGCCAGGCAG TCCCACTCACCTTCACCATGTTGCAATGGACCCGCGTCTCCGACGGCAGCTCCGTCTTCTGGGGGAACGCCAGCCTGGACGGGCAGCTCAGCCACCTCCTGGAGGGGTTTAACGTCACCCAGATGCTGCCGCTGGAGCCCCCTGACGCCTGGGCCAGGCGGCAGCAGGATGTGGACACCTACCTGCAGCTCTTCAGCCAGCTGGTGAAGTTCTTCAGCAAGGAGAGGCCCATCAACT acacccagagCTTGTGCTGCCACCTGGGCTGTCAGCTCTTCCCCAACGGCACGGCCCACAGCTTCTACGAGGTGACCCTCAATGGGACAGCTTTCCTCAGCTTCCACGTCCCCAGCGCCACCTGGAAGCGGCGCTGGCCCGGCAGGGACGCGGTGGCCACCTTTGCCGAGAAGGAGCTGATGAAGTACACCAGGACCACCCAGGACCTCCAGCATTTCCTCAACACCACCTGCGTTGGCATCCTGCAGGCTCAGAGCGCCAGGACAG gaaaacagagcAGCCGGTCGCATGCCCCACTGGTGCTGGGCCTGATCCTGGGGGCCTTCGCCTTGCTGGGCATCGCTGTGGGGATCTTCTTGTGCACAGGAGGGAGCTGCTAG
- the PFKL gene encoding ATP-dependent 6-phosphofructokinase, liver type, which produces MAAAELERLRMAGAGMAIAVLTSGGDAQGMNAAVRAVTRMGIYVGAKVFLIYEGYEGLVEGGDNIKQANWLSVSNIIQLGGTVIGSARCKAFTTRAGRLRAARNLVEHGITNLCVIGGDGSLTGADIFRSEWGGLLEELVQDGQISEEVARENCRLNIVGLVGSIDNDFCGTDMTIGTDSALHRIMEVIDAITTTAQSHQRTFVLEVMGRHCGYLALVSGLASGADWLFIPESPPEDGWEDLMCERLGETRSRGSRLNIIIIAEGAIDRSGKPISSNYVKDLVVQRLGFDTRVTVLGHVQRGGTPSAFDRVLSSKMGMEAVMALLEATPDTPACVVSLSGNQSVRLPLMECVQVTKDVQKAMDEKRFEEAIQLRGRSFENNWNIYKLLAHQKPAQEKSPFSLAILNVGAPAAGMNAAVRSAVRIGICQGHTIYVVSDGFEGLSKGQIREVGWHDVAGWLGRGGSMLGTKRTLPKTCMEKIVENVRKFNIQGLLVIGGFEAYEGVLQLVEARGQYEELCIIMCVIPATISNNVPGTDFSLGSDTAVNAAMESCDRIKQSASGTKRRVFIVETMGGYCGYLSTVTGIAVGADAAYVYEDPFTIHDLKANVEHLTDKMKTDIQRGLVLRNEKCHEHYTTEFLYNLYSSEGKGIFDCRINVLGHLQQGGAPTPFDRNYGTKLGVKAVLWMSEKLEEVYRKGRVFANSGDSACVIGLRKKVVAFSPVTELKKVTDFEHRLPQEQWWLNLRLMLKMLANYQISLTEYISGKMEHVTRRTLSIEKGF; this is translated from the exons ATGGCGGCGGCGGAGCTGGAGCGGCTGCGGATGGCGGGGGCCGGCATGGCCATTGCCGTGCTCACCAGCGGCGGCGACGCGCAAG GGATGAACGCCGCCGTCCGCGCCGTCACCCGCATGGGGATATACGTGGGAGCCAAGGTCTTCCTTATCTACGAG GGCTACGAGGGGCTGGTGGAGGGGGGTGACAACATCAAGCAAGCCAACTGGCTCAGCGTCTCCAACATCATCCAGCTG GGCGGGACGGTGATTGGCAGTGCCCGCTGCAAGGCCTTCACCACCCGCGCGGGCCGGCTGCGGGCCGCCCGTAACCTGGTGGAGCACGGCATCACCAACCTCTGCGTCATCGGCGGGGACGGCAGCCTGACGGGCGCCGACATCTTCCGCTCTGAGTGGGgtgggctgctggaggagctggtcCAAGATG ggcagaTCAGCGAGGAGGTGGCACGGGAGAACTGCCGCCTGAACATCGTGGGGCTGGTGGGCTCCATCGACAACGACTTCTGCGGCACCGACATGACCATCGGCACCGACTCGGCGCTGCACCGCATCATGGAGGTGATTGACGCCATCACCACCACGGCGCAGAG CCACCAGCGGACGTTCGTGCTGGAGGTGATGGGCCGCCACTGTGG GTACCTGGCGCTGGTGTCCGGATTGGCCTCGGGCGCCGACTGGCTCTTCATCCCTGAGTCCCCTCCGGAGGACGGCTGGGAGGACCTCATGTGTGAGAGGCTTGGGGAG ACACGCAGCAGAGGGTCGCGGCTCAACATCATCATCATTGCCGAGGGTGCCATCGACCGCAGTGGCAAACCCATCTCCTCCAACTACGTGAAGGAT CTGGTGGTGCAACGCTTGGGCTTTGACACGCGGGTCACCGTCCTCGGCCACGTCCAGCGCGGAGGGACCCCGTCAGCCTTTGACCGTGTGCTG AGCAGCAAGATGGGGATGGAGGCGGTGATGGCGTTGCTGGAGGCCACGCCGGACACCCCCGCCTGCGTGGTGAGCCTCTCGGGGAACCAGTCAGTGCGGCTGCCACTCATGGAGTGCGTCCAGGTG ACAAAGGACGTGCAGAAGGCCATGGATGAGAAGAGGTTTGAGGAGGCCATCCAGCTCCGTGGGAG GAGCTTTGAGAACAACTGGAACATCTACAAGCTGCTGGCACACCAGAAACCGGCACAGGAGAAG agccccTTCAGCCTGGCCATCCTGAATGTGGgtgcccccgccgccggcatGAACGCTGCCGTCAGGTCGGCCGTGCGGATCGGCATCTGCCAGGGGCACACCATCTACGTGGTGAGCGACGGCTTCGAGGGCTTGTCCAAGGGGCAG ATCCGTGAGGTGGGCTGGCACGACGTggcaggctggctgggacgTGGCGGGTCCATGCTGGGCACCAAGCG GACACTGCCCAAGACCTGCATGGAAAAGATTGTGGAGAACGTGCGGAAATTCAACATCCAGGGGCTGCTGGTCATCGGGGGGTTTGAG GCGTACGAGggggtgctgcagctggtggaggcCCGCGGGCAGTACGAGGAGCTCTGCATCATCATGTGCGTCATCCCTGCCACCATCAGCAACAACGTGCCGGGGACCGACTTCAGCCTGGGCTCGGACACAGCTGTCAACGCGGCCATGGAG agctgtgacCGCATCAAGCAGTCGGCCTCAGGCACCAAGCGCCGCGTCTTCATCGTGGAGACAATGGGGGGCTACTGCGGGTACCTGTCGACTGTCACTGGCATTGCAGTGGGCGCCGACGCCGCCTACGTCTATGAAGATCCCTTCACCATCCATGACCTGAAG GCCAACGTGGAACATTTGACTGACAAAATGAAGACGGATATCCAGAGAGGGCTGGTACTGCG caatGAGAAGTGCCATGAGCACTATACCACCGAGTTCCTCTACAACCTCTACTCGTCTGAGGGCAAAGGCATCTTTGACTGCAGGATTAACGTTCTGGGCCACCTCCAGCAG GGGGGAGCCCCAACCCCCTTTGACCGCAACTACGGGACCAAGCTGGGAGTGAAGGCGGTGCTGTGGATGTCAGAGAAGCTGGAGGAGGTCTATCGTAAGG GGCGTGTGTTTGCCAACTCGGGAGACTCTGCCTGCGTGATCGGGCTCAGGAAGAAGGTGGTGGCCTTCAGCCCCGTGACGGAGCTCAAGAAAGTCACTGATTTTGA gcacaggctgccccaggAGCAGTGGTGGCTGAACCTGCGGCTGATGCTGAAGATGCTCGCCAACTACCAGATCAGCCTGACCGAGTACATCTCGGGGAAGATGGAGCACGTCACCCGCCGCACACTCAGCATTGAGAAGGGCTTCTAG
- the CFAP410 gene encoding cilia- and flagella-associated protein 410 yields MGPAPGDGGGAAARPGPAMRLTRAAVLARAKAAALDGVRRLNCWGSHLTDISICRDLPNIEVITFSVNGISDLEPLNQCQNLSELYLRKNNITSLNELFYLKNLPRLRVLWLSENPCCGSDPHRYRMTVLRNLPSLQKLDNQAVTEEELSQALVDGEEITAPPARRNVENGCPESTVSSAAESTTETESELLNFSLEETNKIREELGMKPVPRDKFSSFSPRGTDCSCKKRNNVLNAILLLMKELDTEGLEIVQQTVGRRLQAFRKKELQEE; encoded by the exons ATGGGTCCCGCCCCTGGCGATGGCGGCggcgccgcggcccggcccggcccggccatGAGGCTGACGCGGGCGGCCGTGCTGGCGCGGGCCAAGGCGGCCGCGCTCGATGGCGTCCGCCGCCTCAACTGCTG GGGCAGCCACCTGACTGAT ATATCGATATGCCGGGATTTGCCCAACATTGAGGTGATCACGTTCAG CGTGAATGGCATCTCAGACCTCGAGCCGCTGAATCAGTGCCAGAATCTGAGTGAACTCTATCTGAGGAAGAACAACATTACAAGCCTAAATGAGCTCTTCTACCTCAAAAACCTACCCCGGCTGAGGGTCCTGTGGCTGTCTGAAAATCCCTGTTGTGGGTCAGACCCCCACCGCTACCGAATGACGGTGCTGCGTAACCTACCCAGCCTGCAGAAGCTTGATAACCAAG CTGTGACAGAGGAAGAACTGTCCCAGGCCCTGGTTGATGGTGAGGAGATCACGGCCCCACCAGCTAGGAGGAATGTGGAAAACGGCTGCCCTGAGTCCACTGTATCTAGTGCTGCTGAATCCACAACAGAGACTGAGAGTGAACTGCTGAACTTCAGTCTGGAGGAGACAAA CAAAATTCGAGAGGAGCTTGGTATGAAGCCTGTTCCCAGGGAtaaattttcctccttttcacctCGAGGGACAGACTGCAGCTGCAAGAAGAGA AACAATGTCCTGAATGCCATCCTGCTTCTCATGAAGGAACTGGACACGGAGGGTCTGGAGATAGTCCAGCAGACGGTGGGGAGGAGACTGCAGGCGTTTCGGaagaaggagctgcaggaggagtgA